The Herminiimonas arsenitoxidans genome window below encodes:
- the folK gene encoding 2-amino-4-hydroxy-6-hydroxymethyldihydropteridine diphosphokinase, whose protein sequence is MSKPQITAYIGIGSNLGDAEGHVLRALTELDQLPTTRVTGQSSLFRTAPIDSSGDDYINAVARVTTSLSAEELLQALLALEQTFGRERPYFNAPRTLDLDVLLYGDEIIATPTLSVPHPRMTARAFVLIPLLQIDPFIIIPGLGAAHQFVPAVADQAIRKIA, encoded by the coding sequence ATGAGCAAACCGCAGATCACCGCTTACATTGGCATCGGCTCGAATCTGGGTGATGCCGAGGGCCATGTTCTGCGTGCATTGACTGAACTGGATCAACTGCCCACCACACGCGTGACCGGGCAGTCTTCCCTCTTCCGTACAGCACCTATCGATTCCAGCGGCGACGATTACATCAATGCCGTTGCACGTGTGACCACCAGCCTGTCTGCCGAAGAATTGTTGCAGGCATTGCTGGCACTGGAACAAACGTTCGGACGTGAACGTCCTTACTTCAATGCACCACGTACACTCGATCTTGATGTGTTGTTGTATGGCGATGAGATCATTGCTACACCTACCTTATCCGTGCCGCACCCGCGCATGACAGCACGCGCATTCGTACTGATACCATTGCTGCAAATCGATCCCTTCATCATCATTCCCGGACTAGGTGCAGCACATCAATTCGTGCCTGCAGTCGCAGATCAAGCGATACGGAAGATTGCTTAA
- the pcnB gene encoding polynucleotide adenylyltransferase PcnB has protein sequence MIKKLIRRILGTKQKTGDHTQPVVLTAKEHGIDPQLVSSNAIRVTSTLQQAGYKAFLVGGAVRDLLLGVKPKDFDIATNATPEQVKRLFRRAFIIGKRFQIVHVMFGQDLLEVTTFRGTSTDAAPKDEHGRVLRDNTFGEQHEDALRRDFTINAMYYDPATQTVLDYHGGMADIRNKTLRIIGVPEARYREDPVRLLRVVRFAAKLNFTIDPATSAPISVMAPLINNVPAARVFDEMLKLLMSGSALACLQQLRKEGLHHGLLPLLDVVLEQPLGEKFVRLALASTDERVKQGKPVSPGFLFASLLWHQVLEKWTAYQAAGEYPIPALHLAADDVLNTQTDKLALQRKIASDMRDIWAMQPRFERRVGKSPYKLLEHLRMRAGYDFLLLRCASGEIDSEIGEWWTAFMEADGPSREALLAKKPAASASEVPAKKRPRRRSRSRKTNPTAPE, from the coding sequence ATGATTAAAAAGCTTATCCGTCGTATCCTCGGCACAAAACAAAAAACAGGTGACCACACCCAACCGGTGGTACTGACTGCAAAAGAGCACGGCATCGATCCGCAATTGGTTTCTTCCAATGCGATACGTGTCACCAGCACTTTGCAGCAGGCAGGATACAAAGCCTTTTTAGTCGGTGGCGCCGTGCGCGATCTGCTGCTGGGTGTCAAACCTAAAGATTTCGATATCGCAACCAATGCGACGCCGGAACAAGTCAAACGCCTGTTCCGCCGCGCCTTCATCATCGGCAAACGTTTTCAAATCGTACACGTCATGTTCGGTCAGGATTTGCTGGAAGTCACCACCTTCCGCGGTACCTCGACCGATGCAGCACCCAAGGATGAACACGGTCGCGTACTGCGCGACAACACCTTCGGCGAACAACATGAAGATGCGCTGCGCCGCGACTTCACCATCAATGCGATGTACTACGATCCGGCCACACAAACCGTGCTGGACTATCACGGTGGCATGGCCGATATCCGCAATAAGACACTGCGCATCATCGGCGTACCGGAAGCACGTTACCGCGAAGATCCGGTACGTCTGCTGCGCGTCGTACGCTTCGCTGCCAAGCTCAACTTCACCATCGATCCAGCCACCAGTGCACCGATCAGCGTGATGGCACCGTTGATCAACAACGTACCTGCAGCACGCGTATTCGATGAAATGTTGAAACTGCTGATGAGCGGTTCCGCACTCGCCTGTTTGCAACAATTGCGCAAGGAAGGTTTGCACCACGGCTTGCTGCCTTTACTCGACGTCGTACTGGAACAACCGCTGGGTGAAAAATTCGTACGCTTGGCATTAGCCAGCACCGACGAACGCGTCAAGCAAGGCAAACCGGTTTCTCCCGGCTTCCTGTTCGCTTCACTTTTGTGGCATCAAGTATTGGAAAAATGGACGGCCTATCAAGCGGCTGGCGAATATCCGATTCCAGCTCTGCATCTGGCAGCCGACGATGTCTTGAATACACAAACTGACAAGCTCGCATTGCAACGCAAGATCGCATCCGATATGCGCGATATCTGGGCGATGCAACCGCGCTTCGAACGTCGTGTCGGTAAATCGCCATACAAACTGCTCGAACATCTGCGCATGCGCGCCGGCTACGATTTCCTGTTGCTGCGTTGTGCGTCTGGTGAAATCGATAGCGAAATTGGCGAATGGTGGACTGCATTCATGGAAGCAGACGGCCCAAGCCGCGAAGCACTGTTGGCAAAAAAACCCGCTGCAAGCGCAAGCGAAGTCCCGGCAAAAAAACGTCCACGTCGCCGTAGCCGTTCACGCAAAACCAATCCAACCGCACCGGAATGA
- a CDS encoding histidinol-phosphatase: protein MTNLALFDLDHTLLPIDSDYEWGQFLSRTGAVDQAAYAERNAEFFVQYQNGTLNPTEYQEFVLGTLAQFPRTQLDDWHQAFMKEVIDPVILPPARDLLKKHQDAGDLIAIVTATNRFITAPIAQALGVEHLIAAEPELKPDGNLTGKLVGIPTSGAGKITHTNAWLAARGLSLKDFERSYFYSDSQNDIPLLSIVTHPIATNPNALLTAHAQAQGWPIINLFND from the coding sequence ATGACAAACCTGGCTTTATTCGACCTCGACCACACGCTGCTCCCGATCGACTCCGATTACGAATGGGGACAATTTCTCTCTCGTACCGGTGCAGTAGACCAGGCAGCTTATGCTGAGCGTAATGCTGAATTCTTTGTGCAGTACCAGAATGGCACCTTGAATCCCACCGAATACCAGGAGTTCGTGCTCGGCACACTCGCACAATTCCCGCGTACGCAACTGGACGACTGGCATCAAGCCTTCATGAAAGAAGTTATTGATCCGGTTATCCTGCCGCCAGCACGCGATCTATTGAAAAAACATCAAGACGCCGGCGATCTGATTGCCATCGTCACGGCGACTAATCGCTTTATTACGGCACCGATTGCGCAAGCGCTCGGCGTCGAACATTTGATCGCCGCCGAACCGGAACTCAAGCCGGACGGCAATCTGACCGGAAAACTAGTTGGCATCCCAACCTCAGGCGCAGGTAAAATCACACATACCAATGCGTGGCTGGCCGCGCGCGGCCTTTCCTTGAAGGATTTCGAACGCAGCTATTTTTATAGCGACTCGCAAAACGATATTCCCTTGTTGTCCATCGTCACTCATCCGATTGCAACCAACCCCAACGCCTTGCTGACTGCGCACGCTCAAGCGCAGGGCTGGCCGATCATCAATCTATTCAATGATTAA
- the hda gene encoding DnaA regulatory inactivator Hda, producing MRQLLLDLPAEKPQTLESFVVGANEELAQLLQRLSQGSPNGLDERFVYIWGDAGAGKTHLLRAMAETPQARYIAGDATTDDFLYDTATTLYLIDDSHKLTPDTQIAAFALFNQVREQGGCLIAAGNAAPATLTVREDLRTRFGWGLIYQVHGLSDEEKIAALTHTATARGLTLSPGVLPYLITHFARDMRSLSAMLDALDQYSLETKRPITLPLLRELLQRENDANSESNS from the coding sequence ATGAGGCAGTTGTTACTCGATTTACCCGCCGAAAAACCACAGACGCTGGAATCGTTTGTAGTCGGAGCCAATGAAGAATTGGCTCAGTTGCTGCAACGCCTGTCGCAAGGTAGCCCAAATGGGCTGGACGAGCGCTTCGTCTATATATGGGGCGATGCCGGTGCCGGCAAAACGCATCTGCTGCGCGCCATGGCTGAAACGCCGCAAGCCCGCTATATCGCCGGCGATGCCACGACTGATGACTTCCTGTACGACACGGCGACCACGCTCTACCTGATCGACGATAGCCACAAACTGACGCCTGACACACAAATTGCCGCCTTTGCGCTCTTTAACCAGGTACGCGAACAAGGCGGCTGCCTGATCGCCGCCGGCAACGCCGCACCCGCCACCCTTACCGTGCGCGAAGATTTACGCACCCGCTTCGGCTGGGGCTTGATCTATCAGGTACACGGCTTGAGCGATGAAGAAAAGATTGCTGCCTTGACGCACACGGCCACCGCGCGCGGGCTGACACTGTCGCCGGGCGTGTTACCCTACCTCATTACGCATTTTGCGCGCGATATGCGCTCTTTATCGGCGATGCTGGACGCACTCGATCAGTACTCACTGGAAACAAAACGACCAATTACCCTCCCCTTGCTGCGCGAACTGTTGCAACGGGAAAATGACGCAAATTCCGAATCAAATTCATGA